The genomic window GCTGGGCCTGGCCGCGGAGTTCGAAGCCGCGATGGAACGGCATGTGGCCAACTATCAGTGCGAGTGGAAGGGCGTGCTGGAGGACCCGAACAAGCTGTCGCGGTTCGTGTCCTTCGTCAACGCTCCCGACGCTGTTGACCCGACTGTGACCTTCACCGAGCGGGCTGGGCGCAAAGTCCCTGTGCCCATTGGCATTCCGCGAGTCCGTTCTTGAGCACTGCATTGACCAAGGAGGAATCATGACACTTCTCAACGACATTCAGGTGTGGACCACCGCTTGCGAATACGAGCACCTCATTCCGGGCCGTGGTGTCGGGGTGTTGCTCGACGACGGCACGCAGGCGGCCTTGTTCCGCCTCGACGACGGCTCGGTGCACGCCGTCGGTAACGTCGACCCGTTCTCCGGTGCGGCCGTGCTGTCCCGAGGGATCGTCGGTGACCGCGGCGGTCGCGCCACGGTGCAATCACCGATCCTCAAGCAGGCTTTCGCGCTGGACGACGGGTCCTGCCTGGACGACCCGCGCGTCTCGGTGCCGGTGTATCCGGCCCGGGTCACCCCGGACGGCCACATTCAGGTTGCGCGCGTGGCGTGAGGTCGGGTCAGTCGATCTTGCCGACGAGATAGCGCTGCATGGTCGGGCCAATGGCATCGACGATCGCTTCCACCGACATCGAATGCAGTGGCTCTGAGCGCACTCCGTACCGCATGATGCCCAGGCCGACGAGCTGAGAAGCGCACAGCGACGCGCGAACGGCGATCTTGTCGGCCCCTAGCATCCTCAGCAGCGGGTTGAAGATCGGCCCGATGAACATCGACTGAACAATTTCGGCGGTCTTGGCCAGCCCGGTGGACGCGATCGCGCTGGCCGCGAACGGACCGCCGCCGGCCGCGTCCCAGGTGGTGATCAGCATATACAGCGTTCGGCGTCCCACCTGGTTGACACTGCCGGTGACGATGCGGTCGATGAATTCCGGTGTGCTGAATGGCAGACGCAGCATTTTGGCTACATCGTCGAGAAACCCTCGCGAGGGCTCTTCCTTGCGGGCCATGGTGCCAGGAATACCCGGATGTCAGTCAAAGATCAAGCGCCGCTGGTAGAAGCCGGCCAGGGCAGCAATCCCTTGTGCTCTACGCAATTCGGCAGCCGGTGCGGCCGCGCAGTGAGGAACCGACGCGGCATGGCCCGGCGAAACCGGCTGGCGATCAACCGTGGCAGTCCAGGGTGAGTGCCCAGCGGCTCGGTCACCAGGTCGGCACCGGAGGCGTGCAGCCGTTGTTGGAACAGGCCGTCGGCCAGTAGGTAGGAGGCAATGACCACACGGTGTGCCCCGCGGCGGCGAGCAGCAGCGACGGCGTCTTGCACAGTGGGAGCCCCGGTGGCCGCGAAGCCCAACTCCACGCGTGCTCCGGTGAGTGCGGAGAGCAGCGCCGCGGTGGTGTGAAGATCGTTGCGGGCCAGTTCATCCGAGGTGCCCGCCGCCCCGAGGACCACCGAATCGCCTTGGCACCAGCCTGATTGAACCAGCTGCTGACACAGAATGCGGGCAATGTCGGGACTCGGTCCCAACGCGGGGGTGACGCTGACATTGGGGTGCCCACTGGCGGCTATGTGGGCGGGCAGGTCGGTGCGGACGTGGTAACCGCGGGATAAGAACGCCGGTACCACGACGGCCGGCCCATGACTGTGCGCCGCAACCCGGGAGAGAACTTCACTGGGGGTGGGACCCACCACATCGACGAAGGCCACATGCACCGGGCGGCTCACCAACTCG from Mycobacterium kubicae includes these protein-coding regions:
- the nirD gene encoding nitrite reductase small subunit NirD, translating into MTLLNDIQVWTTACEYEHLIPGRGVGVLLDDGTQAALFRLDDGSVHAVGNVDPFSGAAVLSRGIVGDRGGRATVQSPILKQAFALDDGSCLDDPRVSVPVYPARVTPDGHIQVARVA
- a CDS encoding sirohydrochlorin chelatase, which codes for MTLILTAHGTRRASGVAMVADLAARVTELVSRPVHVAFVDVVGPTPSEVLSRVAAHSHGPAVVVPAFLSRGYHVRTDLPAHIAASGHPNVSVTPALGPSPDIARILCQQLVQSGWCQGDSVVLGAAGTSDELARNDLHTTAALLSALTGARVELGFAATGAPTVQDAVAAARRRGAHRVVIASYLLADGLFQQRLHASGADLVTEPLGTHPGLPRLIASRFRRAMPRRFLTARPHRLPNCVEHKGLLPWPASTSGA